The following proteins are encoded in a genomic region of Merismopedia glauca CCAP 1448/3:
- a CDS encoding cytochrome P450, with protein sequence MGQLPPSSQDLPYIQTFKWLFYPTQFFEENAQKYGDVFSINIGPTFRPQVHVSNPQLIEQIFAVEPYKFQSASKFAIGLLGKESLVAIDGERHRSQKKLLTPPFHGDRLRSYADTIAQIVQQQTSSWKEGGKVNLPSVMKEISFKAIAKTVFGLTDSDRSQQIESLLLARNTPTANLLQGIALAFPPSRGLIKKSPQWHQAKARAEARDRLIYEEIADKRAQANGSDILSLMISAEDENGRKMEDIELRDELMTLLFAGKETTAIALSWLLWWVKSDRARAALAGRSIEQQLLAELSQIDASDYLGLTRLPYLNAVCLETLRIYPAPMSCFNRIPQQDYNLGGFVIPAGVPIFPAIYLTHHREDLYPDPKAFRPERFLERQYAPHEYLPFGGGNRRCLGMAFALLEMKIVLATMLRAWNLELSEPRTLKPKREGLLLKCPDYDIVPKSRN encoded by the coding sequence ATGGGTCAACTACCTCCAAGTTCTCAAGATCTCCCCTACATACAAACTTTCAAATGGCTGTTTTACCCGACTCAATTTTTTGAAGAAAATGCCCAGAAATATGGGGACGTTTTCAGCATCAATATAGGACCTACATTTCGCCCTCAAGTTCACGTCAGCAATCCCCAATTAATCGAGCAGATTTTTGCCGTCGAACCCTACAAATTCCAATCAGCTAGCAAATTTGCCATTGGTCTTTTGGGTAAAGAGTCCTTAGTCGCCATCGATGGAGAGCGCCACCGCAGTCAAAAGAAGCTTTTAACTCCACCTTTTCACGGCGATCGCTTGAGAAGTTACGCAGACACTATCGCCCAAATAGTCCAGCAGCAGACAAGCTCTTGGAAAGAAGGGGGTAAAGTTAATCTACCCTCGGTTATGAAAGAGATCTCCTTTAAAGCGATCGCTAAAACCGTATTTGGCTTAACAGATAGCGACAGAAGCCAGCAAATAGAAAGCTTGCTGCTAGCTAGAAACACTCCTACAGCCAATTTGTTGCAAGGAATTGCCTTAGCTTTCCCCCCTTCAAGAGGGTTAATTAAAAAGTCTCCCCAATGGCACCAAGCTAAAGCCAGAGCCGAAGCCAGAGATAGGTTAATTTATGAAGAAATTGCCGATAAACGCGCTCAAGCTAACGGTTCTGATATCTTAAGCTTGATGATTTCGGCTGAAGATGAAAACGGGCGCAAAATGGAGGACATTGAGCTAAGAGACGAACTGATGACGCTCCTGTTTGCAGGGAAAGAAACGACGGCTATAGCTCTTAGTTGGCTCCTGTGGTGGGTCAAGAGCGATCGCGCCAGGGCAGCCTTGGCAGGTCGCTCTATCGAGCAACAGTTACTAGCAGAATTGAGCCAAATAGATGCATCGGATTATCTAGGATTGACGCGCCTACCCTATCTCAACGCCGTTTGCCTAGAAACTTTGCGGATATATCCTGCTCCCATGTCCTGCTTCAATCGAATCCCCCAACAGGACTATAATTTAGGAGGGTTTGTGATTCCGGCTGGAGTGCCAATTTTTCCAGCTATCTATTTAACTCACCATCGCGAAGATCTTTATCCAGATCCCAAAGCCTTTCGCCCAGAAAGATTTTTAGAAAGACAGTATGCACCCCACGAATACCTACCCTTTGGAGGAGGTAACCGCCGTTGTTTGGGCATGGCATTTGCTTTGTTAGAAATGAAAATCGTCCTAGCGACAATGTTGAGAGCTTGGAACCTCGAACTAAGCGAGCCAAGAACCCTCAAACCCAAAAGAGAAGGGCTTCTCCTCAAATGTCCTGACTATGACATTGTTCCTAAATCCCGAAATTGA
- a CDS encoding histidine kinase, whose translation MARPGGNPDFGTKYRSERRSDRPLSAQVKAQIPPQIKLQLETLAQQKNCTVPDVIRDAIDKYLAAQTMN comes from the coding sequence ATGGCAAGACCGGGCGGCAATCCAGATTTCGGCACCAAATATCGCTCAGAGCGCCGGAGCGATCGCCCTTTATCGGCGCAGGTGAAGGCGCAAATTCCCCCTCAAATCAAGCTGCAACTCGAAACTCTGGCACAACAGAAAAATTGCACTGTCCCAGATGTAATTAGAGATGCGATCGACAAGTATTTAGCAGCGCAAACTATGAATTGA
- a CDS encoding ParB N-terminal domain-containing protein translates to MAVTETTSIVLLPIDLIERDGETQPRVKIHPATVVEYAQDMQAGAAFPPITVFNDGGIYWLADGYHRIESALSIGATQILSNVKLGSKRDAILYAVRANGTHGLRRSNEDKRRSVAILLQDPQWSRWSDRQIARCCGVHHDLVGKLRSSLAVTASEKIYKTKHGTTSVMDTTNIGGRASKSATIGNRVTVTQNHPLLAGMSGTICQVPNPGAAIVELDSGERELIDIQYLKPAIAHHLKLNPGGLVEVRNPANPSLDSRQGRIAAIRNETVEVWLRDIERMTMHRHRLPIEQVEPLPIESEPRLAEISDRLQRLMAIGLDPFELEIVSMLERAVVLTPTEMDYLNLIEKRYTAQIEGDSLQ, encoded by the coding sequence ATGGCTGTAACCGAAACTACCTCAATCGTCTTGCTGCCAATCGATCTGATCGAACGGGATGGGGAAACCCAGCCGAGAGTTAAAATTCATCCGGCAACGGTCGTCGAATACGCTCAAGATATGCAAGCGGGAGCGGCGTTTCCGCCAATAACGGTTTTTAATGATGGCGGTATCTACTGGCTGGCAGATGGCTACCACCGGATTGAATCGGCTTTATCAATCGGTGCAACTCAAATCTTATCGAACGTCAAACTGGGCAGCAAAAGAGATGCAATCCTCTATGCCGTGAGAGCTAACGGAACTCACGGACTCAGGAGATCGAATGAAGACAAGCGGCGATCGGTTGCCATCTTGCTACAAGATCCACAGTGGAGTCGTTGGAGCGATCGCCAAATCGCTCGTTGTTGCGGAGTGCATCACGACTTGGTAGGAAAATTGAGATCCTCACTGGCGGTTACCGCCAGTGAGAAAATCTATAAGACCAAACATGGCACTACCTCCGTCATGGATACGACAAATATTGGCGGTAGAGCGAGTAAGAGCGCTACCATTGGCAATCGCGTCACCGTTACCCAAAACCATCCGCTATTAGCAGGTATGAGTGGTACTATTTGCCAAGTACCAAATCCGGGAGCGGCAATCGTGGAGCTAGATAGCGGAGAGCGAGAATTAATTGATATCCAATACCTCAAGCCGGCGATTGCCCATCACCTCAAACTGAACCCAGGAGGGCTAGTAGAAGTGAGAAATCCTGCCAATCCTTCTCTAGATAGCCGCCAGGGGCGAATCGCCGCCATTAGGAATGAAACTGTAGAAGTTTGGCTGCGAGATATCGAACGGATGACCATGCACAGGCATAGGTTACCAATCGAGCAGGTAGAACCATTACCTATAGAATCTGAACCCAGACTAGCTGAAATTAGCGATCGCTTGCAGAGGTTAATGGCGATTGGTCTAGATCCTTTTGAACTTGAGATCGTCTCTATGCTAGAGCGCGCTGTAGTTTTAACGCCAACCGAAATGGATTATTTGAATTTGATTGAGAAACGCTACACTGCCCAAATAGAGGGCGATTCTTTACAATAG